The Candidatus Desulfatibia profunda genome has a segment encoding these proteins:
- a CDS encoding patatin-like phospholipase family protein yields MNSITFRRLIFLYASVIITLFFSACAATKKFEGGKAPQTLKEVLPKIGVALGGGGARGFAQIGVLRVLEQEKIPIDVVVGTSVGSLIGAIYADSGKVLDAEFIAISITDEDIFDYRAFAFFSGGFVKGEKLESFLNNHLRNKNIENFKVRFGAVAVDLRTGRSVIFDRGPVARAVHASCAIPGVFVPVEIGGNVFVDGGVTDPIPVDFAQKMGAEVVIAVAIPPALPAVAPKNPIEVAFHAVTIMSSEIGVLGAKDADVVIRPDVGNVAYDDFSQKKKLIEAGEKAARDALPAIREAIKAKTKQVPVIEEKKTK; encoded by the coding sequence ATGAATTCGATAACATTCCGTCGCCTTATTTTCCTGTATGCATCGGTTATCATCACTCTCTTTTTTTCGGCCTGCGCCGCAACGAAAAAATTTGAAGGGGGGAAAGCCCCCCAGACTCTCAAAGAAGTTCTTCCGAAAATAGGCGTTGCTCTGGGCGGGGGAGGTGCGCGCGGATTTGCGCAGATAGGGGTATTAAGGGTGCTTGAACAGGAAAAGATTCCCATCGATGTAGTTGTCGGGACTTCTGTGGGCAGTCTGATAGGGGCAATATATGCCGATTCGGGCAAGGTGCTTGATGCTGAATTTATTGCAATCTCAATAACAGATGAGGACATTTTTGATTACAGGGCCTTTGCTTTCTTTTCAGGAGGCTTTGTAAAGGGCGAAAAGCTCGAATCATTTTTAAACAATCATCTTAGGAACAAAAACATAGAAAACTTTAAAGTACGGTTTGGCGCCGTCGCCGTTGATCTGAGGACGGGCCGTTCGGTGATTTTCGATCGCGGACCGGTTGCCCGCGCAGTGCACGCTTCCTGCGCTATCCCGGGAGTTTTTGTCCCGGTCGAAATCGGCGGAAATGTCTTTGTTGACGGCGGAGTAACCGATCCCATCCCGGTCGATTTTGCCCAAAAAATGGGCGCGGAAGTGGTCATCGCAGTCGCCATCCCCCCGGCCCTTCCGGCAGTAGCTCCTAAGAACCCGATTGAAGTTGCGTTTCATGCCGTTACAATAATGTCTTCCGAGATCGGGGTGCTAGGGGCAAAGGATGCCGACGTCGTCATCCGGCCGGATGTGGGGAATGTCGCCTACGACGACTTTTCACAGAAGAAAAAGCTTATCGAAGCCGGAGAGAAAGCAGCACGCGATGCGCTGCCGGCAATTCGCGAAGCTATTAAAGCAAAGACAAAACAGGTGCCGGTAATAGAGGAAAAGAAAACAAAATAA